From a region of the Lujinxingia vulgaris genome:
- the cas10 gene encoding type III-B CRISPR-associated protein Cas10/Cmr2, producing the protein MSDLLEFHFTLGPVQGFVAQSRRTRDLWASSYLLSYLAQKAIDEVAKVGGTLVLPAPSDTVESPKASHVGPAHGTVPNRFMARVPEDHAEALGEACVNAVNQAWQNIAEGVWQHFVAKVAPKGHDTRKIWKRQVDHYWEMAWAAGDEPGLLDRRKNWRSPAMSVEPGEHCMMMAQFQELSGFERQRYKERRSRDAFWEAMRESLGALDLAKDERLCAIALIKRLYPKIAHEVMGHALDAQSWPSTAYLAAAPWIARVARTLPDDAKRYGDLVYEVGGKGVCGERDAAIKSVRQHRKETGRFTTLDGNFFLENALSNENATPLSADTTRRDELLEGLARLRKKAREKGLGEPSTHYALLLMDGDSMGKLLDQARTKGKGEETVSRALTTFADGVPSIVHKHDGVTVYAGGDDVLAMLTLERALECADKLSASYKKAFDDESIDGATLSGALIYTYYATPFRTVLATAHHLLDDVAKDATGRDSLAIAVYKHSGLGAVWSAPWGHIRNPNNATIPNNSTILDDLVAAFEGDDTRGEFSSSFFYRLRERFGLLCDRPLHAPGTYGELVEGLDFAKVLAADFVKGKKTTAEGKAPDIEEAEDLMKLLLKVSQRTRRIGGDNTPYEVETNPKTLGIDGAMVVRFLAGEGIKAREGGQQ; encoded by the coding sequence TTGTCTGACTTGCTCGAGTTTCATTTCACCCTGGGACCGGTTCAGGGCTTTGTGGCGCAGTCGCGACGCACGCGTGATCTCTGGGCCAGCTCCTACCTGCTCTCTTATTTAGCGCAGAAGGCTATCGACGAGGTCGCAAAGGTAGGCGGCACCCTGGTGCTCCCCGCGCCCTCCGACACAGTTGAGAGCCCGAAAGCATCGCATGTGGGTCCGGCACACGGCACCGTGCCTAACCGCTTTATGGCTCGCGTACCCGAAGATCACGCCGAGGCGCTGGGCGAAGCCTGTGTCAACGCTGTGAACCAGGCCTGGCAAAACATCGCGGAGGGTGTCTGGCAGCATTTTGTGGCAAAGGTTGCCCCAAAAGGTCATGACACCCGCAAAATATGGAAGCGTCAGGTTGACCATTATTGGGAGATGGCCTGGGCTGCCGGTGATGAGCCTGGTCTGTTAGATCGACGCAAAAATTGGCGCAGCCCGGCGATGAGCGTGGAGCCGGGTGAGCACTGCATGATGATGGCGCAGTTCCAGGAGCTCTCGGGTTTTGAGCGCCAAAGATATAAAGAGCGTCGAAGTCGAGACGCCTTCTGGGAGGCGATGCGCGAATCGCTGGGCGCCCTGGATCTTGCAAAAGATGAACGCCTCTGCGCCATTGCGCTGATCAAACGCCTTTACCCGAAGATCGCGCACGAGGTGATGGGACACGCGCTCGACGCCCAGAGCTGGCCCTCGACTGCATACCTCGCTGCGGCGCCCTGGATCGCTCGGGTGGCCCGCACCCTTCCAGACGACGCAAAGCGTTACGGGGACCTTGTGTATGAGGTCGGCGGAAAGGGCGTGTGCGGAGAGCGTGATGCGGCGATCAAGTCTGTACGTCAGCACCGTAAAGAAACCGGCCGCTTCACCACCCTCGACGGGAACTTCTTTCTGGAAAACGCCCTCAGCAACGAAAATGCCACTCCCCTCTCCGCAGACACCACTCGCCGCGACGAGCTGCTCGAGGGCCTGGCCAGGCTGCGTAAAAAAGCTCGCGAGAAGGGACTGGGAGAGCCTTCAACCCATTACGCGCTCCTGCTGATGGACGGCGACTCCATGGGCAAGCTCCTCGATCAGGCTCGCACAAAGGGGAAGGGCGAAGAGACCGTCTCCCGGGCGCTGACCACCTTCGCCGACGGGGTCCCCTCAATCGTGCATAAGCATGACGGTGTGACCGTCTACGCCGGCGGTGATGATGTGCTGGCGATGCTCACCCTGGAGCGCGCGTTGGAGTGCGCCGACAAACTCTCTGCGTCTTATAAGAAAGCGTTTGATGACGAGAGTATTGATGGAGCGACCCTCTCCGGCGCGCTGATCTACACCTATTACGCCACGCCCTTCCGCACAGTGCTCGCCACGGCGCATCATCTTCTGGATGACGTGGCCAAAGACGCCACCGGCCGCGATAGCCTGGCCATCGCCGTTTACAAGCACAGCGGTCTGGGCGCGGTGTGGTCTGCCCCCTGGGGACATATTCGCAACCCAAACAACGCCACAATCCCAAACAACTCCACAATCCTCGACGATCTGGTGGCGGCATTTGAAGGTGATGACACACGAGGGGAGTTCTCATCGAGCTTCTTCTACCGCCTGCGCGAGCGTTTTGGGCTGCTCTGCGACCGCCCCCTTCACGCTCCCGGGACCTATGGGGAACTGGTGGAGGGGCTGGACTTTGCAAAGGTGCTGGCCGCTGACTTCGTCAAAGGCAAAAAGACCACCGCAGAAGGGAAGGCACCAGATATTGAAGAGGCGGAAGACCTGATGAAGCTCTTGCTCAAAGTCTCTCAACGCACACGTCGTATCGGCGGAGACAATACGCCCTATGAGGTCGAAACCAACCCTAAAACCCTGGGAATCGACGGGGCGATGGTGGTCCGTTTTCTAGCCGGTGAAGGCATCAAGGCCCGCGAAGGAGGTCAGCAATGA